GGTGCTCTTGGTCTCTCGGAGCATCCCGGGTAGCCAGCTCCCTTATTGAGAATACGATGTTGAGTGGTTTCCCAACCGGTAACAGCTCAAAAGTCTCAGGGACTGTTTTACTAAATAATAATCAACGCTGGGTGCTTGGCGATGGAAGTTACATCACGAAGGGCAGTGACTTCTATCTTAATGAGCCACAGATATCCGACCTCCTTGTGTTAGATACTCATCAGTTCGACGGTAAAACTTACGCTTTGATTTATTCATTTATGGAGAATGAATATGGAAGTGGTGTTCAACAAATCAACAATGTTGACAGAGTAGCTGCGCTCGCGCGTGCGCTTGAGGGAGAGCTGTTCATTCCATCCGACGATGCGGAAATATCGGGTGTTCAACCCTGGCTACAGCAAGTTCGGGAGGATATGAATACGGCAAGTAAAGCTGGTGAATTCACAGGTATAGACTGCGGTACTTGGGATGAAGTTTGTGAGCGGTTAAGAGATCCCTCCGTGTTTTCCATGGGCTTCATATACGCCGATGGTGTAATTAAAACCGTGACGGGTGAGACGCCAACTTATGAAAATCCAAATAATCCAATGTCAGAGCAATTTCTCACAGACTTAGAAAATGCAAATAGAACGGATGGATACCTAACTTACTATGTCTACTGCGATTCGCTTCAGTGCATGGACGCTTACAGGACAGGCACATCGCTCGCGGTGGTGGAGCTGCCGCATCAGATTGATAAATCTCAATTGCAGATTGAAATTAACGATGCAGCGGTATCGTATTCTTCCAATACCCTCGGCGGGAACGCGGTCCTTAATCAGTGGCATGATCCAAATATCTACCACTGGGCAAGAGTCAGATTGCCCAGCACCAGTACTGAAAAAACTTTTTTTAATAGTGTTATCGATTTATCGGGAGTGTATTGGGGCGACGTCAGCGAGGAGGTCATTCGCCTTGGTATTGCTGACTATCAGAGCGACTTCAACAAGATGCCAGTTCGCCTGCAGCCCATTCGAACTGAGCCACCGGAAAACGCTTATCCCTTCGTGGCTAAGCTCGATGTATTAGACGCCGATGCCAATGAGCGCCCTGATCAACGATTCGCTAATGAGCAAACCGTCTGGCGTGTCACGTTTAATCGTGACATGAATCAGGAGATTCAACCCTTTGTCACCTTTGGGCCCGACGAGCCCTACACCGACTTTATCGTTCCAGGTGATTGGGTTGATGCGCGGACCTGGGAGGGCAGAGTCACCATTTCACCTGTGGCAACTGATGGCTACCAATACGTCCGCGTTGCGGGTGCAGTCGCTGCTGACGACCCATGGTTGATTACCGGCGACGACAAGCGTCGCTTCCGTTTCGAGGTCATCACCTCCGGAACCGAGTCGCTCAACCTTCAGGCGTCAGGCGGAGAAGGCTACGTCGACCTGTCTTGGAACCAAGACGACTACGACACTTTGATGGGCTTCAATATCTACCGCTCGACCTCACAAGACGGTAACTACGTGCGCATCAACCAGACGCTCGTTGGGAATGAGGACCGTGAGTACCGTGACTCGAATACAGAGCCGGGCGTGCAGTACTTCTATTACTTTACGGTAGCGCTTGATGGGTCTGAGTCGGAGCCCTCCAACAAGGCCTCGGCGACACCTATCGATACGGTGAAGCCGGTGATGAGCCACAACATCATCTCCACAGCCACTTTTGGCAGTACAGTCATGGTTCAGGCCAACGTCACCGACAACATATCGGTGCAGTCGGTCACGCTTTACTACCGTGCTATTGGCGAGACGAACTACACGAGCGCCGATATGGTGAACACCTCGGGTAGTACCTATCGTGCGTCCATCCTGGCAAGTGCGACACAGCCGCCCGGTGTTGAGTACTACATCGCAGCTACCGACGGTTCGAGCTACACCTACAGCGGACGCGCATCGAGCCCGAACAAAATCACGATTGAAAATAATCCGGTGGTGACATCGGTTAGCCCGTCGGCCGGAAGCACTGCTGGCGGTGAGGTGATCACGGTTTCGGGTAACAACTTTGTTGACGGGGCCAAAATCACGCTCGGCTCAGCGACCTGTCAGAACGTGGTTTGGGCGTCTGAATCGCGGCTCACCTGCACGACACCTGCGAGCTCGCCTAATTTGGTGGCGGTGACGGTTGAAAACCCCGATGGTGGCACAGGTGTTCTAACCTCTGCATTCACGTTTGTGGGCAACAGCACGACCATGGCGCTGCCGGATATCACCGCCTCTCAAGGGCAAACCCGTGACGTGGCGCTTACCGTGGACCCGGTAACAGGTATGCAGAGTTTCACGGCGGTCATTTCTTGGAATGGCGACCACCTTCAGTACGCTGGCTTCACCAAGGGTGCCTTGGTCAGTGGCTGGGATGTTGTCTCTCAGTTGAACGGCACGACGCTTACGATTGCAGGTAGTAGCAGTACGTCAGTATCGGGCTCTGGAGAGCTGGTGCTTCTCGAGTTCGCCGTCATCGCTGAGGGCGACGTTAACTCCGTCATTGACCTGGTTTCGGCAAAAATCAATGAAGGATATATAGAGACTGCACTGGTTGATGGGTCTTTCACCATGGCCACGGGTTTTGATATCTCGGGCCGCGTGCGGTTCTGGGATTCCTCGCGGACGCCTATTGAGGCAACGGTCACCTTGGATAACTCACTTGAAGAGGTGAGTGATGCGGTAACGGGGCAGTTCCAGTTCTCGGGCGTCCTCGACGGCACCCATACGCTCAATATTGAAAAGGAAGATGGCATTAACGATTCTGTTCGCGGCTATGACGCCTCGTTAATTCTGAGCCATGTTGTTGGGTCCGCCACGTTAACGGGTTCCGCCTTAGCCGCGGCCGATGTGACGGGTAACGGCGAGATCTCAGCGCTCGATGCGTCAAAGGTTCTGGAGGTTGCAGCAGGGCTTGAGACGGTGCCTTTCGCTAATCAAGCCTCGCCCTGGGCCTTTGAGCCAGCAGAGCGTCGTTATGACGAGATTACATCCAACATCACTAACGCGGACTTCACCGCTATTTTCATGGGTGATGTTTCCGGTAACTGGGGCGACCTTTCTACGCAATCCCTGACTGGGGTAAGGCTCGAGCTGGATTCGGTTACCCGTGAGGGTGTTGCGACAGTTAATGTCCTTGCGGCGCCGCCCGTTGAGGGAGCCGCCATTAGCTCTGTAGAGCTGACGCTCAACACCACGGCAGGTGTAAGCCTCATTCAAGCGAGCAGAACACCGGCGACGACCAACTGGTCTGAGCCGTTGGTAACCGTTGGTGATAACGCATTCTCTACCATCATCTACGATGATGTGAGCGGTGCGTTCTCGACCGAAACCCACGTGCTGAGTCTTGAGTTATCGCTCACCAATGGGCAGCAAGCGGTGACGTCCATGGGCGGCTGGCTGAATGAAATGCAGCTGTACAGCAGTCAAGCCTTTGCATTGAAGTCGGCGAATGATACCGACGGTGACTTTGTCGATGACGACGAAGACGCCTTCCCGAGCGATCCATCCGCCTCAACTGACACCGACGGTGACGGCCTGCCAGATGACTGGAACCCGGGGTACACCGCGCTCGATAGCACAACAGGCTTATTGGTAGATCGCGATGACGATAACGATGGCTATACCGATAAAGAGGAAGAGGAGGCGGGTACTGACTCCTTGGATGCAGGGGATCAACCTGTGAGCGGCATGGGCATTCTGCTTATCAAGCAAGCGATCGATGCGGCGGCTGCACGAGGTCAGTAGTCGGCGCTAGGTCTAAGCGAAAGGCCGTCGGACTAAAGGCGCTGAAGCGAAAGTCCCCAAAAACGTTCATTGCTTGTCAGGCCAAAGTTGCTTGGCAAGCAGTGTTCCAAGGCCCACGCCTAGAATGTCGGCTAGGAAATCTTCCCACTCTTGCGATCGGGTGGAGGTATACCCTTGCAGTATTTCAATAAGCCCACCGAGTGCAATCAGCACAAAGACCATCACCAACACCTGTCTTGGATAGGCGCGCAGCCCAACCAATGTAAGTACTAAAAAGGCGACGGTGTGAACAACTTTATCTGCCAGCGCAAAAAGCTGCGGTGAGGTTGATTGGGGTATGACAGCTCCCAAAGTGACGGCCAGGAAAAGTAACCAAAAGATGACTTTCGCAACGGGCTGGCTCAGAAGAGGCGCTTTCATCGATTAGCTTGCCAGTCGGCTTTGTTTTGACGCCAGACACGCACCTGAACATCGCTCAAGGAGCCGGGTAAATGAACGTATTCACTGGGCCGCGAGCCGAGGCGTGTGGCCAGCGTTTGCGAGGGGGTGTTGGCGTCCTCGATTAGGTGAGTCACCTCACTCCAGTCCAATTCATCAAA
The Candidatus Paraluminiphilus aquimaris genome window above contains:
- a CDS encoding VanZ family protein; this translates as MKAPLLSQPVAKVIFWLLFLAVTLGAVIPQSTSPQLFALADKVVHTVAFLVLTLVGLRAYPRQVLVMVFVLIALGGLIEILQGYTSTRSQEWEDFLADILGVGLGTLLAKQLWPDKQ
- a CDS encoding S8 family serine peptidase, with translation MRFVKVVSLGLLFSAIAYAQEPLNGQDGSDAKPDAEIGIAEPDLHFLKRMRTFRGPYTDQDDPLLTAKQAKEADRTGVTAAELTCRPPHCSREEALLIVKLATPASSQILAKTPNLGTKQSAFYVDSALTPIFSQELVSKARTKYAASSAKQPVNSLGKPVDLSRWHSLKLPKGTNLDEAIKDLSLDPRIELVESSFERQLKGEPTSKDPGTDFSGLAIAANDPRKAEQWALERTRTEDAWQWLEDNGYPAWGDRNIVVAVIDSGVDYTHEDLAGNMWVNAGEIPDNNIDDDNNSFIDDVYGADVVGSTYDHDGDPQDDNGHGTHVAGIIAAQGNNDIGIIGVAPNSQIMAIKAAQYSGVLTSTDIAEAILYAYQQGADIINMSFGGSGRSVLEEEALAVAFSNAVLIAAAGNQGIYNDTNCGILARPSYPAAHPYVLGVMAEAQFPDDKGAYLARFSNWDCKARNGIEYEVMAPGVDILSTIPGDGYAAWDGTSMAAPVVAGMAALVRTRFEDKSVYSSRFIMGQLGSTGASRKAIAFDDGSSKSYFSADALQSLVNVPSPSLSYLQHYLFDGSDQGASNDDDGIADAGETIEVAIVVKNYWGMADNVEVTLEAQAEGAVAGPDPYVTWDVPTVNYGGVGSFNEDDNGLIYDEGGLITGVRVPFRFTVAENTPNEHIIPMLVTMTANNGLDPDDPESYTTTSRFNLIVQRGRELPSIIGSDAPGTPGGNLDTDGVEDGIVTLDDSALWLVEKPVLVETGAHLRVGPGAILQFGNNQADDVYAEIQRIFLQYNGTFETAGTAENPVTIKPSDLFPQTGAVITRSVDMGGGSSGTATFQYTNLFNPIVDGKSADHVSVTRTILNGDVIYRTGEYRDSSCNPRFNMYDYESQNSGGVTNSRFRRLGQESWGYYDNGVKPVGGCSWSLGASRVASSLIENTMLSGFPTGNSSKVSGTVLLNNNQRWVLGDGSYITKGSDFYLNEPQISDLLVLDTHQFDGKTYALIYSFMENEYGSGVQQINNVDRVAALARALEGELFIPSDDAEISGVQPWLQQVREDMNTASKAGEFTGIDCGTWDEVCERLRDPSVFSMGFIYADGVIKTVTGETPTYENPNNPMSEQFLTDLENANRTDGYLTYYVYCDSLQCMDAYRTGTSLAVVELPHQIDKSQLQIEINDAAVSYSSNTLGGNAVLNQWHDPNIYHWARVRLPSTSTEKTFFNSVIDLSGVYWGDVSEEVIRLGIADYQSDFNKMPVRLQPIRTEPPENAYPFVAKLDVLDADANERPDQRFANEQTVWRVTFNRDMNQEIQPFVTFGPDEPYTDFIVPGDWVDARTWEGRVTISPVATDGYQYVRVAGAVAADDPWLITGDDKRRFRFEVITSGTESLNLQASGGEGYVDLSWNQDDYDTLMGFNIYRSTSQDGNYVRINQTLVGNEDREYRDSNTEPGVQYFYYFTVALDGSESEPSNKASATPIDTVKPVMSHNIISTATFGSTVMVQANVTDNISVQSVTLYYRAIGETNYTSADMVNTSGSTYRASILASATQPPGVEYYIAATDGSSYTYSGRASSPNKITIENNPVVTSVSPSAGSTAGGEVITVSGNNFVDGAKITLGSATCQNVVWASESRLTCTTPASSPNLVAVTVENPDGGTGVLTSAFTFVGNSTTMALPDITASQGQTRDVALTVDPVTGMQSFTAVISWNGDHLQYAGFTKGALVSGWDVVSQLNGTTLTIAGSSSTSVSGSGELVLLEFAVIAEGDVNSVIDLVSAKINEGYIETALVDGSFTMATGFDISGRVRFWDSSRTPIEATVTLDNSLEEVSDAVTGQFQFSGVLDGTHTLNIEKEDGINDSVRGYDASLILSHVVGSATLTGSALAAADVTGNGEISALDASKVLEVAAGLETVPFANQASPWAFEPAERRYDEITSNITNADFTAIFMGDVSGNWGDLSTQSLTGVRLELDSVTREGVATVNVLAAPPVEGAAISSVELTLNTTAGVSLIQASRTPATTNWSEPLVTVGDNAFSTIIYDDVSGAFSTETHVLSLELSLTNGQQAVTSMGGWLNEMQLYSSQAFALKSANDTDGDFVDDDEDAFPSDPSASTDTDGDGLPDDWNPGYTALDSTTGLLVDRDDDNDGYTDKEEEEAGTDSLDAGDQPVSGMGILLIKQAIDAAAARGQ